DNA from Arthrobacter sp. FW305-BF8:
GGGCTGGCAAGCCCCAGTTTTCACGCGTGCTGCTCCTTCGTCGCTTTGACGCACGCTTTCGAAAACCGCGGCCAGCCAGCCCCTCGAGAGCAACTCGCCTTGGGTGGCAATCGAGACAGAACCGCTACCAGGATCAAGGCCTTCGAAGCCAAAGGTGCTGGGGGAGGACCGCTGACTGCTGGTTGAGCCTGTCGAAACCAGGCCGGGGCCTCGCCCTCGCAAGCTCGATCATTGGGGGTCGAGCTTGCCGAACCCTCGAGGCCCAGAAGTAGCCAGGACCCCCGCTTTATCTTTCACTGCCGTTGGTTCCTTCCCGGAACTGACGGCCGGGAACGGCAGGTGAGTGGATTCCGGAAGCGTGCGTCAAAGCGAGGAACGAGCAGCACGCGGAGGAATTCAGTCACCTGCCTCCCAACCCGACCACAGAAGTAACGAGATTAAGGAACACAATGGCAAAAGTTGCCGCTGAACTGCAGTACTCCGACGAGCACGAGTGGGTTTCCCGCGAGGACGGGAACGTTGTGTCCATTGGCATTTCCGCCGTGGCCACTGACGCCCTCGGCGACATTGTTTACGTGGACCTGCCCGAGGTCGGCTCGGCCGTGACCGCGGGGGAGACCTGCGGCGAGGTGGAGTCCACCAAGTCCGTATCGGACCTGTACTCCCCGGTGACGGGCGAGGTCACGGAGATCAACCCGGTCGTCGTCGAGGACCCGGCGCTGATCAACAGCGATCCGTACGGTGCAGGCTGGCTGTTCAAGGTGGCCGCCGATTCCGAGGGCCCGCTGCTGTCGGCCGAAGAGTACGCTTCCAAGAACGGCGGCGAGCTGTGAGCGGCGCAGGTGCCGCAGGCACAGAAACAGTCGCTTTCGAGCAGGTAGTGTCCCCGAGCCTGAACGCGGACCTCGCGGACCTGGATCCGGAGATCGCGGCGAAGATCGACGACGAGCTCGGCCGCCAGCGCGAGGGCCTGGAGATGATTGCGTCGGAGAACCACACCGCCGCGGCAGTGATGCAGGCGCAGGGTTCGGTGCTGACCAACAAGTACGCCGAGGGCTACCCGGGCAAGCGCTACTACGGCGGCTGCGAGCACGTGGACGTGATCGAGCAGTTGGCGATCGACCGGGTCAAGGCCCTGTTCGGTGCCGAGTACGCGAACGTCCAGCCGCACTCCGGTGCCCAGGCCAACGCCTCGGTGATGCACGCCCTGATCAAGCCGGGCGACACCATCATGGGCCTGAACCTGGCCCACGGCGGGCACCTGACCCACGGCATGCGGATCAACTTCTCCGGCCGCCTCTACAACGTGATTCCGTACCAGGTCCGCGAAGAGGACCACCGGATCGACATGGCCGAGGTGGAGCGCCTGGCCCAGGAGCACAAGCCGCAGCTGATCGTGGCCGGCTGGTCCGCCTACGCCCGCCAGCTCGACTTCGCCGAGTTCCGCCGGATCGCCGATTCCGTGGGCGCCTACCTGATGGTGGACATGGCGCACTTCGCCGGCCTCGTGGCCGCGGGCCTGCACCCGTCCCCGGTCCCGCACGCGCACGTCACCACGTCCACGACGCACAAGACCCTCGCCGGTCCGCGCGGCGGCATCATCCTGACCAACGACGCCGACGTCGCCAAGAAGATCAACTCGGCAGTGTTCCCCGGCCAGCAGGGCGGCCCGCTGGAGCACGTGATCGCGGGCAAGGCCGTGGCCTTCAAAATCGCCGCGTCCGAGGAGTTCAAGGAACGCCAGGAGCGCGTGCTCGCCGGTGCCCGGATCCTGGCCGAGCGCCTGGTCCAGCCCGACGTCACGGCCGAGGGCATCTCCGTGGTCTCCGGCGGCACGGACGTGCACCTGGTCCTGGTGGACCTGCGCGACTGCGAGCTCGACGGCCAGCAGGCCGAAGACCGCCTCGCTGCGATCGACATCACCGTGAACCGCAACGCCGTGCCGTTCGATCCGCGTCCGCCGATGGTCACTTCCGGGCTGCGCATCGGCACCCCGGCGCTGGCCACCCGAGGCTTCGGCGAAGCAGCCTTCAGCGAGGTTGCGGACATCATCGCCGAGGCCCTGACCGCCGACGCCGGAGCCGACCTGTCCGGACTGCGCACCCGGGTAGAGGCCCTGGCCGCCGCCCACCCGCTCTACCCGTCCGTAACACCGCTCAGCTGACCCAGCGGCTTGTTGAGGCCCGTCGGGTGCGGACTCCTCTGCATGCTCGGTCGCGAAGACGCCCGCTGAGCGGACGTGTCGCTCCCTTAGACGCATGCTGCCGGAGTCCCCACCCGAATGGGCCACATCCCCGGCCATCTCTTGCGGTCCATCCGTCAGCCACTGCCGGTGTGGCGACGGGCGATGGTGGGCGGGTGGATTCCGGAAGCGTGCTCCCCACCGTCCCCCTAGCCTCGCAAGCTCGGCGAGGGAACCCGGACAGCGTGGGCCCAAGCACGCGGAGGAACCCGCCCGGGAGCCACCACCCCGACCACATGTCTAGTTAGGATTGATTATGGCCGTTGGAGTCTTTGATCTCTTTTCCATTGGGATCGGGCCCTCGAGTTCGCACACTGTAGGGCCGATGCGTGCCGCTGCCGTTTTTGCCGGGGAGCTCAAATCCTCCGGGAAGCTGGAGACCGTGGCGTCGCTGCGGGTGGACCTGTACGGCTCGCTCGCGGCAACCGGGCACGGGCACGGCACCATGACGGCCATCCTGCTGGGCCTGGAGGGCTTCCACCCCGAGCTGATCCTTCCCGATGAGGTCGAGGATCGGCTGGCAGCCATTGCCGAATCTGGCACTCTGCAGCTGGCCGGGTCCGTGCCGCTGCCGTACGGGGTCAAGGACATGGTGCTCCGGCCGCTGACGATCCTGCCGCGGCACACCAACGGCATGACCTTTACGGTTTCGGACGCCCAGGGCGACATCCTGCACAGCGCCACGTTCTTTTCCGTTGGTGGCGGCTTTATTGTCCGCGAGGGTGAGGAGGATGCGGCGCAGCAGGAACTGGACGAGTCCAAGAAGGAGCTGCCGCTGCCGTTCCGAACAGCGGCGGAGCTGCTGGAGCACTGCCGCGCACAGGGCCTGTCCATCGCGGACATCATGCTGGTCAACGAGCGCGCATCCCGGTCCGAGGAGGACATCCGGGCGGGCCTGCTCCACATCTACTCGGTGATGGAAGGCTGCGTGGAGGTCAGCCTGAAGCGCGAGGGGCTGCTGCCCGGCGGACTGAAGGTCCGCCGTCGTGCCCCCGACTGGCATGAACGCCTGCTGAAGGAAGGCCGTGACCACGGAGGGGACTACCGGGACCCCAAGTACTGGCAGGAGTGGGTGAACCTGATCGCGCTGGCGGTTAACGAGGAGAACGCTTCGGGCGGCCGGGTGGTGACCGCCCCGACGAACGGCGCCGCCGGCATCATCCCCGCCGTCCTGTACTACGCGCTGCACTTCGCTCCGGGTATGGACAAGGCCAGCCAGGAAGACCGCGACGACGTCGTGGTGAAGTTCCTGCTCGCCGCCGGTGCCGTCGGGGTGCTGTACAAGGAACAGGCGTCGATCTCGGGCGCGGAGGTGGGCTGCCAGGGTGAGGTGGGTTCGGCGTCGTCGATGGCTGCCGCTGGCCTGGCCGAGGTCATGGGAGGCACGCCCGCGCAGGTGGAGAACGCGGCCGAGATCGCGATGGAACACAACCTGGGTCTGACCTGCGACCCGATCGGCGGGCTGGTGCAGGTGCCCTGCATCGAACGGAACGCGATCGCCGCCGCGAAGGCGATCAATGCGGCCAAGATGGCGCTGTGGGGCGACGGCTCGCACCGGGTCTCGCTGGACGAGGTCATCGTGACCATGCGCGAGACCGGCAAGGACATGAGCTCGAAGTACAAGGAAACCGCGATGGGCGGACTGGCGGTCAACGTCGTCGAATGCTGAACCCGGCCCGGAGCTAGTTGTTGGCGGCCGCCCAGAGGTTCAGGCTCGACGCGAAGACGATCCATGACAGGTACGGCAGCATGAGCAGGCCGGCGGTGCGGCGGATCGGTCCGAACAGGAGCACGGTGGCGGCGACAGCCAGCGCCAGCGCAATGATGATGCCCAGCGCCAGCCAGAGCGCGGCTGAACCCCACGCCGGATACAGCCCGAAGAACACGGGCGTCCACGCCAGGTTCAGGGCAAGCTGCACGCCGTAGACGGTGAGCGCCGCCCTGCGCTTCGGGCTGCGGCTCCGCCACACGAGCCAGGCCGCCACTGCCATGGCCGTGTACAGCACCGTCCAGACCGGCCCGAACACCCAGTTGGGCGGGGACCACGGCGCCTTGTCCGCCGCGGCATACCAGCCCGTGACGTTGCTGATCGTTGCCTGGGAGCCCAGCCAAGCTACCAAGGCGGACGGCGCCAGGAAACCCAGGAGCGCAGCAAGTTCGACGGCGGTGCGCCGCGGCTCGGCCCCGTCACCGCTGGTGATGGCGTCGTTTCCGGATCCCGCGACCGGCATGGGGTCCCTGCTTCTCATTCCACTACAGTTGCCAAGGCCGCAGCCAGAGTCAAGGCAGTCACGGGGCCGGACAGATAGACTTGAGGCTGCTTCTCCGGCACCTGCACGAAACGTAAGCGAAGATTGGACACGGCACACTTGCGAGAATTCACTGCCCGCTTTGCCACCTCCGAAGAGGTCGCAAACTGGGACTCCCACGTCACCGCGAATCCGAACGGCGGAAACCTGCTGCAGTCGGAAGCCTTCGCCGAGGTCAAGCAGCACTTCGGCTGGAAGACCCTGCACCTCGTCTACGAAACGGCCGACTACACGAGCTACAACCTGGTGCTGGAAAAGAGCTTCCCGCTGCTCGGTAAGCTCTGGTACCTCATCAAGGGGCCGGACGTGGCCGGCGTCGAGGACATCCCCGGCATTGCCGCGGCAAACGCAGAGTTCGTAAAGCGCGCACGGCTGGGCGTGTTCGCCATAAAGATTGAGCCGGACATCGTCCTCAGCGACGATGCCCGCAGGGTCATCGAGGGTGCCGGGCTGGTCAAGACGCACAACCTGCAGCCCAACGACTCAACGGCCCTGCTGGATATCTCCCCCGAGGAGAACCAGCTGCTCCGCAACCTCCACTCGCGGGGACGGAATGCCGTCCGCCGCGCCATCCGCGAGGGCGTCGAGGTGCACAACGTGGAGCCCAGCGAGGAAAACTTCAAGGCCATGTACGCCCTGATGACGGACACGGTCCAGGCGAAGTCGCAGGTCCGCGTCCGCGAATACGATTACTACCGCCAGTTCTGGACGAACTTCATCAAGCGCGGCCAGGGCAGGCTCATGTTCGTTTACGAAAACGGCGTTCCCTCGGTTGGCGCCTTCGTGATCAACTACGGCCGCAAGGGCACGTACAAGGACGGCGGATCCCTGCAGAAGCGCAACCAGTACGGCGATTCGCACCTGGTGCAGTGGACCGCGATCAACCAGC
Protein-coding regions in this window:
- the gcvH gene encoding glycine cleavage system protein GcvH, with protein sequence MAKVAAELQYSDEHEWVSREDGNVVSIGISAVATDALGDIVYVDLPEVGSAVTAGETCGEVESTKSVSDLYSPVTGEVTEINPVVVEDPALINSDPYGAGWLFKVAADSEGPLLSAEEYASKNGGEL
- the glyA gene encoding serine hydroxymethyltransferase — its product is MSGAGAAGTETVAFEQVVSPSLNADLADLDPEIAAKIDDELGRQREGLEMIASENHTAAAVMQAQGSVLTNKYAEGYPGKRYYGGCEHVDVIEQLAIDRVKALFGAEYANVQPHSGAQANASVMHALIKPGDTIMGLNLAHGGHLTHGMRINFSGRLYNVIPYQVREEDHRIDMAEVERLAQEHKPQLIVAGWSAYARQLDFAEFRRIADSVGAYLMVDMAHFAGLVAAGLHPSPVPHAHVTTSTTHKTLAGPRGGIILTNDADVAKKINSAVFPGQQGGPLEHVIAGKAVAFKIAASEEFKERQERVLAGARILAERLVQPDVTAEGISVVSGGTDVHLVLVDLRDCELDGQQAEDRLAAIDITVNRNAVPFDPRPPMVTSGLRIGTPALATRGFGEAAFSEVADIIAEALTADAGADLSGLRTRVEALAAAHPLYPSVTPLS
- a CDS encoding L-serine ammonia-lyase; translation: MAVGVFDLFSIGIGPSSSHTVGPMRAAAVFAGELKSSGKLETVASLRVDLYGSLAATGHGHGTMTAILLGLEGFHPELILPDEVEDRLAAIAESGTLQLAGSVPLPYGVKDMVLRPLTILPRHTNGMTFTVSDAQGDILHSATFFSVGGGFIVREGEEDAAQQELDESKKELPLPFRTAAELLEHCRAQGLSIADIMLVNERASRSEEDIRAGLLHIYSVMEGCVEVSLKREGLLPGGLKVRRRAPDWHERLLKEGRDHGGDYRDPKYWQEWVNLIALAVNEENASGGRVVTAPTNGAAGIIPAVLYYALHFAPGMDKASQEDRDDVVVKFLLAAGAVGVLYKEQASISGAEVGCQGEVGSASSMAAAGLAEVMGGTPAQVENAAEIAMEHNLGLTCDPIGGLVQVPCIERNAIAAAKAINAAKMALWGDGSHRVSLDEVIVTMRETGKDMSSKYKETAMGGLAVNVVEC
- a CDS encoding TspO/MBR family protein, with product MRSRDPMPVAGSGNDAITSGDGAEPRRTAVELAALLGFLAPSALVAWLGSQATISNVTGWYAAADKAPWSPPNWVFGPVWTVLYTAMAVAAWLVWRSRSPKRRAALTVYGVQLALNLAWTPVFFGLYPAWGSAALWLALGIIIALALAVAATVLLFGPIRRTAGLLMLPYLSWIVFASSLNLWAAANN
- a CDS encoding lipid II:glycine glycyltransferase FemX, whose amino-acid sequence is MREFTARFATSEEVANWDSHVTANPNGGNLLQSEAFAEVKQHFGWKTLHLVYETADYTSYNLVLEKSFPLLGKLWYLIKGPDVAGVEDIPGIAAANAEFVKRARLGVFAIKIEPDIVLSDDARRVIEGAGLVKTHNLQPNDSTALLDISPEENQLLRNLHSRGRNAVRRAIREGVEVHNVEPSEENFKAMYALMTDTVQAKSQVRVREYDYYRQFWTNFIKRGQGRLMFVYENGVPSVGAFVINYGRKGTYKDGGSLQKRNQYGDSHLVQWTAINQLKELGCTEYDFCGTPPSDKLKDTSNPFHGLGLFKTSFSKTVTDFVGCYDQVISPLKYKAWMAAGERVARQLYTRRTGKQFY